In Eleginops maclovinus isolate JMC-PN-2008 ecotype Puerto Natales chromosome 19, JC_Emac_rtc_rv5, whole genome shotgun sequence, the sequence AGAGAGGGGCTGCGAAATACCGAAACAGGACAATATAGAAGTGATAACATCagatgttttcagatacctACCAACCATGACCAATGTTAAACATGACTTGCAAATAAAAGTGTGAATTGTTTTACTAAAAGCAGTTGTCGTCGTTTAGGAATACATGCGAACCATACTGCGCAGCTGAGGCTTTAAATATTGGCTAGCAAGCTCAAGCTAGCTGTGCTTGCTAGCCAataatcaaaaagaaaacaaagctaacgttagctttggATACAATACGTTCAACCCTGCGCTGATGtgtacatgtttaaaaaaacgtgTCTTACCTTTAGGGGGAAAGTCGGTCAGTCCAACTGCGATTAACAATTCGTGTTGCTCTAAAAGTTGCTTCCCAAAAGTTGAGGAGACGATCAGCCGGCTGCGGGCCAACTATCTGCTGTTAGACAGGGAGCTAGCTAACTTAGCTGCTTATTTTTTCATACGGAGCTGTCGGCTTCGCTGCCCGTGACGTCAAGTGCGAACTGAGCTGCAATGCATTCTGGGTCATGTAGTGAAACGTTAAATTATGAGAAGTTGATGTCATAATTATTTCTTACTAACTGcacatttcacttttcaaaatgtgattacATTAGAGGTGCATCGCATACAATTTTGTGAACTATTACTCCATCCATCACTACATCCATTCCATGGGAAATTATAGAGACAATGGATGGATGTTGTATCTTCTATCTCCACAGGATAGCAGtgttacacaaaaaaacacagcaggtcAACATGAAGCAAAGCAGTAGGCTTAAACTTTAAAATCCATATTCTATCACACACAATTACGCCTTTGTGGCTTTTCTCAAGTTTCCGTTGTGAGAAATATATTCATCTCTTAAGGCCCTCAAGGTGAACTGTTTTCCTCTATGGGTGGACCGTACACTGTATAAAACAGGGTTGAAAAGCTTATTATTTAGTGTCCACTTTAAAACTAGAACCAGTGTAGAGGGTTCTCAATTAATTGTCTTAACATGTACTTATACCTGCATTATATATGTGGCCTACTGTAAATGCTCTACGGTTTTTTCCTAAATATTGCAATATCAATATACATGTGTAAATTACTCTGAACAttacagcttttttttcatttctggtTTGTATGTCTCCATTTAGTTATTACATTCAGTTTGAACATAATctaaacaaatccagaaaacaaagtcaaaaagtCTGCccctcatttatttaaacatactatcacacactcacaccatgCTGAGAttgaatatgtttatttattaggaaaaaaaacaccagacaAATTATGATAAAAATAGtcaaatgtcatttatttattgaacacAGTTAAAAGACACAATTGCACAAAGAAATTGCACAATGAATgcttcacaaaatacaaaagtgtAGCTTCTCACTAAATGATTGAACTGTTTCATAAACACACGTGTTAAGCAACTAACATTCCCAAATCACTACAGACTTGAGTTTTGATTTGATCAAAAAACTGTTTGTATTTCGAGGTATGACTCACCATTTTGCtttgcaaaatacaaatacaaaaaataaacaaaaaataaattaaaataaaattagaaGGCTAAATTTCACAATATCATGGTCTTACAGAATCATCAAAAGCTGATTTCACTAATGGGATGCTAATTATACTTACAGTACAAGCAGTGTGCTCTCATTTAAAACGTTCATGTTGCATGAAGGTAGACACAGTTTCACCTTGCATTACTGTCACAATATTGCTATGATGTAGTGTAAAAAACAAAGGACCAAAGGGAACACCATATTTCTCTACTTTTAAGCTTAAATCTGTATCTTAATGCACAACCAAACTACAGCAACAGTGACGGAGCAGAGTGTTGCACTTCTAACCGCTGTTGCAGAAAATATGGTTTTAGTATAACTATAGTGTTTACTGAATGTATTGAGATACAGTTGGCATTGTCAATAAGTATTGTGCAACTCAACAAACAATTTCTCAACAACAGATCATGAACAGAGTATCATCACACTCCACCATGCAGTTGGATTTTTATCATCAGAAACTTGATCTTCAGTTCTGTATCTAAGTCTTTTTTGGCACATTTCACAGTAACAGAACAGTGCATTAGTAGTGTCGGGACTATTCTACAATAACTTCACAGTTGTACCAGAGCAGTGCAGCTTGTCTTTTAGACCGGCTCTGCTGTAGAAGTTTCAGTCACTCCAGAAACAGAAACCTGGGctacttttatttgagtttttccaCAGCATGCTCCATCTTTCCCTGCCCTGCCTGCTGCTGTGCTTCTCACACTCCTGCTGTTCCAGTCACTCTCAGCGCTGTTGTCCAGAGTCTGCGTTGCTCTCCGGCACATATGGCAGATGTTGACGAAGGCCCTGCGCAGGTCCTTGCTCCTCATGGCGTAGATCACAGGGTTCACGGTGGAGTTGAGCAGGGTGAGCATGCTGCAAAAGGCAAACACAGTCTTGATCGAGTCGTTCACTTTTCCGAAGAGGTCGTAAACCATGATGGATAGAAGTGGGCCCCAGCAGATGATGAGGGCCACCAGGATTAGAACAAGGGTTTTAGCCAGGCGGAGGTCCATCCGGGCCTGCTCTGGTCTCACCGTCTGTACTTTAGTCCCTTCTGCAGTGTAGACAATCACACTCCTCTGGGAGCTGCGACTCAGCATCCGGACAGCATGGTTGTGGGACTTCCAGAGGATGAATATGTAGGCGTAGATGATGAACAAGACCAAGATTGTTGTCATCCCAATCCAAAACATCAGGTACTTTTGGTCGATTAGAGGGAAAATGTCCGAGCAGACAGAGTTGAGACGCTTGCAGTTCCATCCCAGCAGAGGCAGCAGTGAGAAGACGATGGAGATGGTCCACATCACACTGAAGGCAATGACTGCTTTAGTCTTGGTGACGATGCGTTTGTACGCCATGGGCCTGTGGATGGAGATGTATCGGTCGATCGCAGTGAGAAACAGACTGCCCACAGAGGCAGTGAAGGAGGCGATGACCCCCGCTAGcttaaagaggaaaatattgGGGCTGTCCTTCCTGTGGAGGACGTGAAAATCCAGGAAACTGTAGACAAATATGATACTGCCAATCAGATCAGCCACAGCAAGACTGCCTATGAAGTGGTATGAAGGTCGAGATCGAAGTGTCTGGGAGTGTAGTATGACACAGAGCACCATGAGGTTCTCCAGCACTGTAAATGTGCCCAGGATGAGAGCCAGGATGGCGACTGCGAGCTGCTGATCGGGAGTCAGAATCATAAAACACTCCATGTTATCCACAAAGTCCTCCCCACACTGTGCCGCCCCTCCACTCTCCACAGAGGTGCCATTACTCAGCAGAAAGTCTGATACATTTGTGGGGAAAATGGGAGCGAGGCCGTTGTAAATGACTTCCTTATTTCCAGGGAAAGCGTTACTAATTGAGTGAGGCTTCTCAAAATGAAAACGGTTCTTGATTAAAGTCGAGTCAATGGAGGTATCGTCATAGCTGGCATCGTTGGAGCCGAGATACTGGAGACCTGTCGTTAATGTGCTCATTGTGCTGCCTGCAATACTCTGCAAAGCCAACTTCATTGCTGCTTTGTGGCTGTAGAGATGCTCAGTGGAGAGGAGTGTGGTGTAACAGCTTTAGATCCATGCAAAAGGACTTCTatgaaggaaataaaaggagaTTTTTAAGCCATGAATAATGGAATAATTTAATTGTAAATGACTAAATACATCACATTACATTCAATTGTTAGATTAATTGAATACATGAAAAAGCATCAATGGTTAATAAGGCGGAAAAATTGATTTGTTGCTGGGAGATATTGTGTATCAGCCAGCTGACTCCAGCCTAGATGCATCCCAGACAATAGTGGGAAACTGAACAGTTGATGACAAACCTGTGCAGCCTCAGGGGAAATCATTGCATTAAGTATGTGGGACACTCAAGCTTACTTATTCATCAAAGCAGGTCATTAGGCATTAAGCTTTTGAATCTTCTCAATAATCATTGGATTAATTAGGTATCTAGGGAGAAACAAGATAAAGAGTGCACCAATCTGTCCAATGATCCCTCAACATTTTGATACCAGTAATTATGATATTAATAATTAACGGTGAAGTTTGCATTTAGGGTTTGGAATAAGACATATTTGAAAAGCAGGAACATATTTTGCTCACATTAAAACTTGAtattagaaaaaagaaaagattaaaGTAAAGTCTAATCCAGTTTCATTTAAAGCTATGTCCGTTCATAAATTGGGTGATAATGctcaaaatgaattaaacaaagataattaaaaaaacaatcacgattaaaacaacaataggcaaacaaaaataaacctaCCTTGATTTTTTCAGTACCAACATTTTGCCTCGATtcataacacaaaaaaaggaaagaaaacaactacaaaaactGAGAGTAAACCAGTCGGTTGTCTCCACTCTCTTCACCAGTAGTTGCAGCAACTCCACACAGGACTGGAAACCAGTTGAAAATtacgtttgtttttgttttgatgaaatgcCGGGGGGAATATCGTAGGTTTACTCCCCAGATACTGTCAATGTGAACTACGGTGGGCTGTGCGGACAGACAGCCGGTGCAGAGTGTGTTATCGGAGCGGGCGGTGTTATGGTTTTGTGCGCCTGGTGGTCACGTGGTTTGAGGTGTTTGAGCGCAGTAGGAAGTGCAGCCTTGAGCATCATCCACACCTATTTATATAAGAGcaaaacagctgctgcaggcaACACATGAAAACAGCATTCAACCCAGGTGTACCATTTACTATTGTTCAGTGTCcaagtaataataatatgaaatatgggACATTTTGCATCTATATCAATGCATAGTCTCTTTCTCTGACCTGATTAGACATAGAAAAGTGTTCATCAAGACTTGTAATTTGTTCTTTCATAATCCAAGAACTGAACAGCATGTTATCCCACACAGAAACATGATTAATGTGTTGGGTCAATTAGACGTCAGTTTCATctcatgtctttatttataaGGACATCACACATgaatcaacatttctgtaaatgtgccagTGTAAGCCAGCTGGTTCATTCTGTCCTTTGGTGAGATGTTTTTGAAACAGACTTAGAACTACAGTACATTTCTCTGTTAGATCCTGTGTTAACAATTAACAGGAttacaaacattattatttgGGATTTAAGA encodes:
- the LOC134881749 gene encoding cannabinoid receptor type 1B-like yields the protein MKLALQSIAGSTMSTLTTGLQYLGSNDASYDDTSIDSTLIKNRFHFEKPHSISNAFPGNKEVIYNGLAPIFPTNVSDFLLSNGTSVESGGAAQCGEDFVDNMECFMILTPDQQLAVAILALILGTFTVLENLMVLCVILHSQTLRSRPSYHFIGSLAVADLIGSIIFVYSFLDFHVLHRKDSPNIFLFKLAGVIASFTASVGSLFLTAIDRYISIHRPMAYKRIVTKTKAVIAFSVMWTISIVFSLLPLLGWNCKRLNSVCSDIFPLIDQKYLMFWIGMTTILVLFIIYAYIFILWKSHNHAVRMLSRSSQRSVIVYTAEGTKVQTVRPEQARMDLRLAKTLVLILVALIICWGPLLSIMVYDLFGKVNDSIKTVFAFCSMLTLLNSTVNPVIYAMRSKDLRRAFVNICHMCRRATQTLDNSAESDWNSRSVRSTAAGRAGKDGACCGKTQIKVAQVSVSGVTETSTAEPV